The following coding sequences are from one Verrucosispora sp. WMMD573 window:
- a CDS encoding ABC transporter permease: protein MTATTLDRAAPAGTGTGTAVAGTGSLLRFMLRRDRIRLPAWTLGLPLLMTYFATALDTIAQTPEDLAGLTAFTSSPAGALFGGPGFGFDDLTIERFLAGQYGLYVLIGAGLMGLLTVVRHTRTEERTGRAELVRANVVGRHAQLTAALTLTAVMAVLVALLIGAMLTGRGFDPGGSMLFGASVGAVALAFAGIAAVTVQLSEYPRAASGMAGAALGAAFVLRGLGDMAAVQGSGPSWLSWLSPIGWSQQTAAYVYDRWWPLAVSLAFAAATAATGYVLSARRDFGAGLVPPRPGSPRAASWLAGPLAFAFRLHRASLIGWSVALLTAGVAYGSFTQPLLDGFEDAPEDLVEVMGGGSGDLLAGYLGMMGLTMALVVGVYAVLAVQSLRAEETEGRAEPVLATSVSRTAWLGSHIAVVALGVPWLLLVAGMGMGVGAAASTGDAGLFGDVLVGHLAHAPAVWVVLAAAALLYAAAPRTLPVIWVVLGYGLIAGYFAPILELPENVLRLSPFEHVGEYPLEDISVVAVVVLTVLAGALVQAAVAAFRRRDLAGGA, encoded by the coding sequence ATGACCGCGACGACGCTCGACCGTGCGGCACCGGCCGGTACCGGCACGGGCACCGCCGTCGCCGGGACCGGCAGCCTGCTGAGGTTCATGCTGCGCCGCGACCGGATCCGGCTGCCCGCCTGGACGCTCGGTCTGCCGCTGCTGATGACCTACTTCGCCACCGCGCTGGACACCATCGCGCAGACTCCGGAGGATCTGGCGGGGCTGACCGCCTTCACCAGCAGCCCCGCCGGAGCCCTGTTCGGTGGACCCGGCTTCGGTTTCGACGACCTGACCATCGAACGTTTCCTCGCCGGCCAGTACGGCCTCTACGTGCTGATCGGCGCCGGTCTGATGGGCCTGCTCACCGTGGTCCGGCACACCCGGACCGAGGAGCGGACCGGGCGGGCCGAGCTGGTCCGCGCCAACGTGGTCGGTCGGCACGCCCAACTGACCGCCGCGCTGACCCTCACCGCCGTGATGGCGGTGCTGGTCGCCCTGCTGATCGGTGCGATGCTGACCGGCCGCGGCTTCGACCCGGGTGGCTCCATGCTGTTCGGTGCCTCCGTCGGTGCGGTGGCGCTGGCCTTCGCCGGCATCGCCGCGGTCACCGTCCAGTTGTCGGAGTACCCGCGGGCTGCCTCCGGCATGGCCGGGGCGGCGCTCGGGGCCGCGTTCGTGTTGCGCGGCCTCGGTGACATGGCAGCGGTGCAGGGCAGCGGACCGTCCTGGCTGTCGTGGCTGTCGCCGATCGGCTGGTCCCAGCAGACCGCCGCGTACGTTTACGACCGCTGGTGGCCGTTGGCCGTCTCACTGGCCTTCGCGGCGGCGACCGCCGCCACCGGCTACGTCCTGTCGGCGCGACGCGACTTCGGCGCCGGCCTGGTGCCGCCCCGACCGGGCTCGCCACGGGCCGCGAGCTGGCTGGCCGGCCCGCTCGCGTTCGCGTTCCGGCTGCACCGGGCGAGCCTGATCGGCTGGAGCGTGGCGCTGCTGACCGCCGGCGTGGCCTACGGCTCGTTCACCCAGCCCCTGCTGGACGGCTTCGAGGACGCGCCCGAGGACCTGGTGGAGGTCATGGGTGGTGGTTCTGGTGACCTGCTCGCCGGCTACCTGGGCATGATGGGACTGACCATGGCGCTCGTCGTCGGGGTCTACGCGGTACTCGCCGTGCAGTCGCTGCGCGCCGAGGAGACCGAGGGACGGGCCGAGCCGGTGTTGGCGACATCGGTGAGCCGGACCGCCTGGCTCGGCAGTCACATCGCCGTGGTGGCGCTCGGCGTACCGTGGCTGCTGCTGGTCGCCGGCATGGGGATGGGGGTCGGCGCGGCGGCGAGCACCGGCGATGCCGGTCTGTTCGGTGACGTGCTGGTCGGCCACCTCGCGCACGCCCCGGCGGTCTGGGTGGTCCTCGCGGCCGCTGCCCTGCTCTACGCGGCGGCACCGAGGACGCTGCCGGTGATCTGGGTGGTGCTCGGCTACGGGCTGATCGCCGGCTATTTCGCCCCGATCCTGGAGCTACCCGAGAACGTGCTGCGGCTGTCGCCCTTCGAGCACGTGGGGGAGTACCCGCTGGAGGACATCAGCGTGGTCGCGGTGGTGGTGCTGACCGTGCTCGCGGGCGCCCTCGTCCAGGCGGCCGTGGCCGCCTTCCGCCGACGCGACCTGGCTGGCGGCGCCTGA
- a CDS encoding ABC transporter ATP-binding protein has protein sequence MTAAIDIHHLDKSFGRVKALDGLDLRVGSGTVHGFLGPNGAGKSTTIRILLGLLRADAGQVRLLGGDPWADAVALHRRLAYVPGDVELWPNLTGGEAIDLFARLRGGTDPVRRDELCQRFDLDPSKKGRTYSKGNRQKVALIAALASDVELLLLDEPTAGLDPLMEAVFQECIREVKDAGRTVLLSSHILAQVEVLADQISIIRQGKIVETGSLTELRHLTRTSVEAVTDRPADGLANLAGVHGLRTDDGQVRFEVDGDQLAVVVRELGDLGVQGLTVRPPTLEQLLLRHYGDQLVGNRAGKVA, from the coding sequence ATGACTGCTGCCATCGACATTCACCACCTCGACAAGTCCTTCGGCCGGGTCAAGGCACTTGACGGACTCGACCTGCGGGTCGGCTCCGGCACCGTGCACGGCTTCCTCGGCCCCAACGGCGCCGGCAAGTCCACCACCATCCGGATCCTGCTCGGACTGCTGCGCGCCGACGCTGGCCAGGTCCGCCTGCTCGGCGGCGACCCCTGGGCCGACGCGGTCGCCCTGCACCGACGGCTCGCCTACGTGCCCGGCGACGTGGAGCTGTGGCCCAACCTCACCGGCGGCGAGGCGATCGACCTGTTCGCCCGGCTGCGCGGCGGCACCGACCCGGTCCGCCGGGACGAGCTGTGCCAGCGCTTCGACCTCGACCCGAGCAAGAAGGGCCGCACCTACTCCAAGGGCAACCGGCAGAAGGTGGCGTTGATCGCGGCACTGGCCAGCGACGTCGAGCTGCTCCTGCTCGACGAGCCGACCGCCGGGCTGGACCCGCTGATGGAGGCGGTCTTCCAGGAGTGCATCCGCGAGGTCAAGGACGCCGGACGCACCGTGCTGCTGTCCAGCCACATTCTCGCCCAGGTCGAGGTGCTCGCCGACCAGATCTCGATCATCCGGCAGGGAAAGATCGTCGAGACCGGTTCGCTCACCGAACTGCGCCACCTCACCCGTACCTCGGTCGAGGCGGTCACCGACCGGCCGGCCGACGGCCTGGCCAACCTGGCCGGCGTGCACGGCCTGCGCACCGACGACGGCCAGGTCCGCTTCGAGGTCGACGGCGACCAACTCGCCGTCGTGGTACGCGAACTCGGTGACCTCGGTGTGCAGGGGCTGACCGTCCGGCCGCCGACGCTGGAGCAGCTGCTGCTGCGGCACTACGGTGACCAGCTCGTCGGCAACCGTGCCGGGAAGGTGGCGTGA